A window of the Hordeum vulgare subsp. vulgare chromosome 5H, MorexV3_pseudomolecules_assembly, whole genome shotgun sequence genome harbors these coding sequences:
- the LOC123451910 gene encoding RING-H2 finger protein ATL80-like translates to MPRHLLQHSVDRLAAMAAPPGVVAGGGTSVHTDTILILAAVLCFLLCVAGLAMVARCSRLCNPSAFSVHAMGKAPCQGLKRKALESLPTVSWRPEQEKEERPECAICLAEFARGDEVRALPHCGHGFHAACVDVWLLSNSTCPSCRRALVVAAAHSPRPPGAGTVADETGRGASVSDVSFVS, encoded by the coding sequence ATGCCGCGCCACCTGCTGCAGCATTCCGTCGACCGCCTGGCCGCGATGGCCGCGCCGCCGGGCGTGGTGGCCGGTGGTGGGACGAGCGTGCACACGGACACGATCCTCATCCTTGCCGCGGTGCTCTGCTTCCTGCTCTGCGTGGCCGGGCTGGCCATGGTCGCGCGCTGCTCCAGGCTCTGCAACCCCTCCGCCTTCTCCGTCCACGCAATGGGCAAAGCCCCGTGCCAGGGGctcaagaggaaggcgctggagtCGCTGCCTACCGTGTCCTGGAGGCCGgaacaggagaaggaggagcggcCGGAGTGCGCCATCTGCCTGGCGGAGTTCGCGCGCGGCGACGAGGTGCGCGCGCTCCCGCACTGCGGCCACGGCTTCCACGCCGCCTGCGTCGACGTGTGGCTCCTCTCCAACTCCACCtgcccctcctgccgccgcgcCCTCGTCGTCGCGGCCGCCCACTCTCCTCGGCCGCCGGGCGCCGGCACAGTAGCCGACGAGACCGGACGGGGGGCGTCCGTGTCTGACGTTTCTTTTGTCAGCTAG